A section of the Triticum dicoccoides isolate Atlit2015 ecotype Zavitan chromosome 7A, WEW_v2.0, whole genome shotgun sequence genome encodes:
- the LOC119331018 gene encoding SKP1-like protein 1, with protein sequence MATAEGKNKIIKLKSSDGKEFEVEQAVAMESQMIRHMIEDEYTDNGLLLRNVNSKILSKVIEYCNKHVQAKATDTSNFGGGARPLGATSAVPAAPAEDLKNWDANFVKVDTATIFDLALAANHLNIRGLLDLTCQTVADMITGKTPEEIRKIFNINEKLRPEEEEKIRRENQWAFE encoded by the exons ATGGCGACCGCAGAgggcaagaacaagatcatcaagcTCAAGAGTTCAGACGGTAAGGAGTTTGAGGTGGAGCAGGCGGTGGCCATGGAGTCGCAAATGATCCGGCACATGATCGAGGACGAATATACTGACAACGGCTTGTTGCTCCGCAATGTCAACTCAAAGATCCTCTCCAAGGTCATTGAGTACTGCAACAAACACGTCCAAGCAAAGGCCACCGACACATCTAATTTTGGAGGAGGAGCTAGGCCGTTAGGTGCTACATCGGCTGTGCCTGCGGCGCCCGCAGAGGACCTCAAAAACTGGGACGCCAATTTCGTCAAGGTCGACACGGCCACCATATTCGACCTCGCACTG GCTGCGAACCACCTCAACATCAGGGGGCTCCTAGACCTGACTTGCCAGACCGTCGCCGACATGATCACGGGAAAGACGCCAGAGGAGATCCGCAAGATCTTCAACATCAATGAGAAATTAAGacccgaggaggaggagaagatccGCAGGGAAAACCAGTGGGCCTTTGAGTAG